A window from Gottschalkiaceae bacterium SANA encodes these proteins:
- a CDS encoding hypothetical protein (possible pseudo due to internal stop codon), whose translation MKLVNMLDERLIKFDLEVKGKDDAIKQVAKMMFDANKVNDLEQYIKGLFERETEFATGIGFGIAIPHCKDDCVQDAAFTIVKIKEPIEWGAMDENLVQLIIMLAAPNNSDNAHLKMLSKLSKNLMDEEFRSGLNLASSIEDIKKTFAKKGE comes from the coding sequence GTGAAGTTAGTAAATATGCTAGATGAACGATTAATTAAGTTTGATCTGGAAGTGAAGGGTAAAGATGATGCAATCAAACAAGTTGCAAAAATGATGTTTGATGCGAATAAGGTAAATGATCTGGAACAATATATAAAAGGTCTTTTTGAAAGAGAAACTGAGTTTGCAACGGGAATTGGATTTGGAATTGCCATTCCGCATTGCAAAGATGATTGTGTTCAAGATGCTGCTTTTACAATTGTTAAAATAAAGGAACCAATTGAGTGGGGAGCGATGGATGAGAATCTTGTTCAATTGATTATCATGCTTGCTGCGCCAAACAATAGTGACAATGCTCATCTAAAAATGTTATCAAAGCTTTCTAAGAATTTAATGGATGAAGAGTTTAGATCCGGACTAAACTTAGCCTCATCTATTGAAGATAT